From a single Rutidosis leptorrhynchoides isolate AG116_Rl617_1_P2 chromosome 5, CSIRO_AGI_Rlap_v1, whole genome shotgun sequence genomic region:
- the LOC139849207 gene encoding uncharacterized protein: protein MKIISINIRGFGKDDNSESKVGWFRRLRLSERPEVVLIQESKCNRVDDKWIEFIWGSSNVRYLQKEKVGQSGGMLLLWDPNIVDVIDAVEGQFFLAIRGKWQGKINDTIVVNVYGPHKDDENKKFWDSLQGLMSFDNDEWVIGGDFIEVRSQDERQNSIFIERRAKLFNNFIEQSHLIEVPLLGKKFTKISDDGKKFSKLDRFLVSKAFINTWGDVSTITLDQKSLDHYPLMLRDSNQNFGPKPFKIFNIRLEIKEVEQIIIEAWNLNVFGSRPDCIFRNKLKNVKEALRKLSKFKYGPLDIELDKWKRATDEFESKAEAGMISDLERIEWLQARAMRLKKEKEKASMLRQKARLRWAAEGDDNTSFFHSMIPRNNNKLSIRGLHINGTWVESPDAIKD, encoded by the coding sequence ATGAAGATAATATCAATCAATATACGAGGTTTCGGGAAAGATGATAATTCGGAAAGTAAGGTAGGGTGGTTTAGGAGATTACGCTTAAGTGAACGTCCAGAAGTTGTGTTGATACAAGAAAGTAAATGCAATCGAGTAGATGACAAATGGATTGAGTTTATATGGGGTTCATCAAATGTCCGTTATCTACAAAAAGAAAAGGTAGGTCAATCGGGAGGTATGTTACTATTGTGGGATCCCAATATTGTCGACGTAATTGATGCTGTAGAAGGACAATTTTTCCTGGCAATCCGAGGCAAATGGCAAGGAAAAATAAATGATACGATAGTGGTAAACGTCTATGGGCCGCATAAAGATGACGAAAACAAAAAGTTCTGGGACAGCTTGCAAGGTTTGATGTCATTTGATAATGATGAATGGGTGATAGGTGGTGACTTTATTGAAGTTAGATCGCAAGATGAACGACAAAATTCTATTTTCATAGAACGTAGAGCAAAGCTTTTCAACAATTTCATAGAACAAAGTCATCTCATCGAAGTTCCACTTTTAGGCAAGAAATTCACAAAAATTAGCGACGATGGAAAAAAATTTAGTAAATTGGATCGGTTTCTTGTCTCCAAAGCTTTTATCAATACATGGGGTGATGTTTCAACCATAACCTTAGATCAAAAATCCCTTGATCACTACCCTCTAATGCTACGGGACAGTAACCAAAACTTTGGTCCCAAGCCATTCAAGATTTTTAACATCCGGCTCGAAATTAAAGAGGTTGAACAAATTATCATCGAGGCTTGGAATCTAAACGTCTTCGGTTCAAGGCCTGACTGCATCTTTAGAAACAAACTAAAAAATGTTAAAGAAGCACTCAGGAAGTTGAGTAAATTTAAATATGGTCCTTTAGATATTGAATTGGACAAATGGAAAAGGGCTACGGATGAGTTTGAATCTAAAGCAGAAGCAGGTATGATCTCGGATTTGGAAAGAATTGAATGGCTTCAGGCCCGTGCAATGAGActaaaaaaggaaaaagaaaaagccTCCATGTTAAGGCAAAAGGCCCGACTTAGGTGGGCGGCAGAGGGAGATGACAACACATCTTTTTTCCATTCCATGATCCCAAGGAACAACAATAAGTTGAGCATCAGAGGGTTGCACATAAATGGCACGTGGGTCGAATCACCAGATGCAATTAAGGATTAG